GCTGGGAGCCCGTATCCGACCGTAGAATACGGGTCGGCATCGCGGGATACGGCGTCTGCGGGTTCGGGGCGGCTTTCCATTTTCAGGATCATCCCAACGTGACGGTCGCCGCCGTGGCCGACATGAATCCCGGGAAATGTGCCGAATTGGCCAGGTTGTGCCGATGCCTGAGAACGGTGTCCACTTGCGAAGAGTTGATCGCGGATGACTCGCTCGAGGCGATCTTCATCGCGACCGACGCACCGAGTCATGCGCGACTGGCGATCGCGGCGCTCAAGGCCGGCAAGCATGTGGCTTCGGCCGTGCCGGCGGTCTTTGGCTCCCTGGAGGACGCGGACGAACTCTTTGCCACGGTCAAGGCGACCGGTCGCAAGTACATGATGTTCGAGACTTCCTATTATCATGAGGACCTCTATTGCATGCGGGAGATGTACCGGGCCGGAAACCTCGGCAAGGTCATCTACGCCGAAGGCGAATACTGGCACTATTTCGGCG
This genomic window from Opitutaceae bacterium contains:
- a CDS encoding Gfo/Idh/MocA family oxidoreductase, translated to MIQGFEQTSADRDAAGSWEPVSDRRIRVGIAGYGVCGFGAAFHFQDHPNVTVAAVADMNPGKCAELARLCRCLRTVSTCEELIADDSLEAIFIATDAPSHARLAIAALKAGKHVASAVPAVFGSLEDADELFATVKATGRKYMMFETSYYHEDLYCMREMYRAGNLGKVIYAEGEYWHYFGAPLAAHGGWRTGLPPQWYPTHSNAYYVGVTGGSFTEVSCMGISSAVEHLKPENNVYRNPFGTEIALMRTSDGGMARMGVSWDTPGHGGERGRIRAEKGSFDRVFQSHQKDRVFPVIVRPPLPPGVDAGGHGGSHGYLMNEFVE